A single Triticum dicoccoides isolate Atlit2015 ecotype Zavitan chromosome 2A, WEW_v2.0, whole genome shotgun sequence DNA region contains:
- the LOC119356253 gene encoding organic cation/carnitine transporter 7-like isoform X1 — protein MLSKPPSDPAGKLSIEMMEDEQSATYTVDDALISSGFGKYQILILSYAGIGLIAEAMEMMLLSFVGPSVQLEWNLTAHQESMITSVVFVGMLIGAYSWGVVSDNYGRRKGFLFTAIMTSGAGFLSAFSPNYVALMALRFLVGIGLGGGPVLGSWFLEFVPAPSRGTWMVVLSAFWTVGTIFEASLAWVVMPKYGWRWLLALSSVPSLLLLLFYAITPESPRFLCMKGRTMEAVDVLEKMARLNSAQLPSGKLVSDKNIELDEVSESATLLSATAKAAKEEENDNIKEDEGSDFGGFKSVSKLLSPKLLRATLLLWMAFFGNAFSYYGIVLLTSELSNGNRICAKQEVESVHSNNSSLYKNVFISSFAEIPGSFVSIMIVDRIGRRLSMASMLFTSCVFLFPLVFSRTEILTRISLFGARLCISASFTIVYIYAPEIYPTSVRTTGIGVASSVGRIGGILCPLVAVALVHNCHQTTAILLFELVVFLSGVAVMFFPFETKGCRLNDTEADMH, from the exons ATGCTATCCAAGCCACCCTCTGATCCGGCCGGCAAGCTCTCGATCGAAATG ATGGAGGACGAACAATCAGCCACATATACTGTGGATGACGCCCTTATATCTTCAGGTTTTGGGAAGTACCAAATATTGATTCTCTCCTATGCTGGGATAGGCTTAATCGCAGAAGCAATGGAGATGATGCTGCTATCATTTGTTGGTCCATCCGTTCAGTTAGAATGGAATCTTACTGCTCACCAGGAAAGCATGATTACAAGTGTTGTTTTTGTTGGAATGCTAATAGGAGCTTACTCTTGGGGTGTGGTCTCAGATAACTATGGAAGGAG GAAAGGGTTTCTCTTTACTGCCATTATGACGAGTGGAGCTGGATTCCTGAGTGCCTTTTCTCCAAACTATGTAGCTTTAATGGCTCTACGGTTTTTAGTTGGTATTGGCTTGGGAGGAGGACCTGTTCTTGGATCTTGGTTCTTGGAATTTGTTCCTGCTCCAAGTAGAGGAACTTGGATGGTGGTACTCTCAGCATTTTGGACTGTCGGTACCATCTTCGAGGCTTCGCTTGCATGG GTAGTTATGCCCAAGTATGGCTGGAGGTGGTTGCTAGCATTATCATCTGTGCCGTCTCTCCTCCTGCTTTTGTTTTATGCTATCACACCCGAGTCGCCAAGGTTCCTCTGCATGAAAGGCAGAACAATGGAGGCTGTGGATGTACTGGAGAAAATGGCAAGGTTAAACAGTGCACAACTCCCTTCGGGTAAGCTTGTTTCTGACAAGAACATTGAGCTAGATGAAGTTTCCGAGTCTGCAACGCTTCTGTCTGCTACTGCTAAAGCTGCTAAAGAAGAAGAAAACGACAACATCAAGGAAGACGAAGGTTCCGATTTTGGAGGTTTCAAGTCTGTTTCTAAGCTGTTGTCACCAAAATTGCTCAGAGCAACTCTGCTTCTGTGGATGGCTTTCTTTGGGAATGCATTTTCGTATTATGGTATTGTTCTGTTGACATCGGAGTTAAGTAACGGAAATAGGATATGTGCAAAACAGGAGGTTGAATCTGTACACTCGAACAACTCAAGCCTGTACAAAAACGTGTTTATTTCTAGCTTTGCAG AGATTCCAGGGTCATTCGTGTCGATCATGATCGTGGATAGAATTGGGCGAAGGCTTTCAATGGCTTCGATGCTCTTCACTAGCTGTGTCTTTTTATTCCCGCTAGTGTTTTCCCGCACAGAAATACTGACAAGAATCTCATTATTCGGTGCCCGGCTCTGCATTTCTGCGAGCTTCACAATCGTATACATATACGCTCCCGAG ATCTACCCAACCTCGGTGAGGACGACAGGCATCGGAGTCGCCAGCTCGGTCGGCAGGATCGGCGGCATTCTGTGCCCCCTCGTCGCCGTTGCTCTGGTGCACAACTGCCATCAGACGACTGCGATCCTCCTCTTCGAGCTCGTGGTTTTCCTCTCGGGGGTGGCTGTCATGTTCTTCCCTTTCGAGACAAAAGGCTGCAGGCTCAACGACACCGAGGCCGATATGCATTGA
- the LOC119356253 gene encoding organic cation/carnitine transporter 7-like isoform X2, with product MEGGRKGFLFTAIMTSGAGFLSAFSPNYVALMALRFLVGIGLGGGPVLGSWFLEFVPAPSRGTWMVVLSAFWTVGTIFEASLAWVVMPKYGWRWLLALSSVPSLLLLLFYAITPESPRFLCMKGRTMEAVDVLEKMARLNSAQLPSGKLVSDKNIELDEVSESATLLSATAKAAKEEENDNIKEDEGSDFGGFKSVSKLLSPKLLRATLLLWMAFFGNAFSYYGIVLLTSELSNGNRICAKQEVESVHSNNSSLYKNVFISSFAEIPGSFVSIMIVDRIGRRLSMASMLFTSCVFLFPLVFSRTEILTRISLFGARLCISASFTIVYIYAPEIYPTSVRTTGIGVASSVGRIGGILCPLVAVALVHNCHQTTAILLFELVVFLSGVAVMFFPFETKGCRLNDTEADMH from the exons ATGGAAGGAGGCAG GAAAGGGTTTCTCTTTACTGCCATTATGACGAGTGGAGCTGGATTCCTGAGTGCCTTTTCTCCAAACTATGTAGCTTTAATGGCTCTACGGTTTTTAGTTGGTATTGGCTTGGGAGGAGGACCTGTTCTTGGATCTTGGTTCTTGGAATTTGTTCCTGCTCCAAGTAGAGGAACTTGGATGGTGGTACTCTCAGCATTTTGGACTGTCGGTACCATCTTCGAGGCTTCGCTTGCATGG GTAGTTATGCCCAAGTATGGCTGGAGGTGGTTGCTAGCATTATCATCTGTGCCGTCTCTCCTCCTGCTTTTGTTTTATGCTATCACACCCGAGTCGCCAAGGTTCCTCTGCATGAAAGGCAGAACAATGGAGGCTGTGGATGTACTGGAGAAAATGGCAAGGTTAAACAGTGCACAACTCCCTTCGGGTAAGCTTGTTTCTGACAAGAACATTGAGCTAGATGAAGTTTCCGAGTCTGCAACGCTTCTGTCTGCTACTGCTAAAGCTGCTAAAGAAGAAGAAAACGACAACATCAAGGAAGACGAAGGTTCCGATTTTGGAGGTTTCAAGTCTGTTTCTAAGCTGTTGTCACCAAAATTGCTCAGAGCAACTCTGCTTCTGTGGATGGCTTTCTTTGGGAATGCATTTTCGTATTATGGTATTGTTCTGTTGACATCGGAGTTAAGTAACGGAAATAGGATATGTGCAAAACAGGAGGTTGAATCTGTACACTCGAACAACTCAAGCCTGTACAAAAACGTGTTTATTTCTAGCTTTGCAG AGATTCCAGGGTCATTCGTGTCGATCATGATCGTGGATAGAATTGGGCGAAGGCTTTCAATGGCTTCGATGCTCTTCACTAGCTGTGTCTTTTTATTCCCGCTAGTGTTTTCCCGCACAGAAATACTGACAAGAATCTCATTATTCGGTGCCCGGCTCTGCATTTCTGCGAGCTTCACAATCGTATACATATACGCTCCCGAG ATCTACCCAACCTCGGTGAGGACGACAGGCATCGGAGTCGCCAGCTCGGTCGGCAGGATCGGCGGCATTCTGTGCCCCCTCGTCGCCGTTGCTCTGGTGCACAACTGCCATCAGACGACTGCGATCCTCCTCTTCGAGCTCGTGGTTTTCCTCTCGGGGGTGGCTGTCATGTTCTTCCCTTTCGAGACAAAAGGCTGCAGGCTCAACGACACCGAGGCCGATATGCATTGA